From a single Candidatus Cloacimonadota bacterium genomic region:
- a CDS encoding C10 family peptidase: protein KTTLKNEDTPLAFVYTLKPTGYLVISAQSELPPLMAYSWDSTYDSKDPVNPLQQILVADLTFRLQWADYSHEDAWQELEKNPQSISMRNEYLMNSTWNQTAPWNRMCPIDPISNTRSVAGCPAIAMGQIINYLKTLNCTRLTNADDYYHSFSGRNYMIDDDFADLRFPSFLSLNDYLDRINMAFNYEQNLSDSLQAALVFACGTALQQIYSSQVSGTLSVNQAFAAYQRFGFARANLLGPDHPNLYVRMMFDLSDGIPVHLAMVTPTQDAGHNVVVDGFNDEGLFHLNFGWGGQYNGWYSLPEQMPYGLTVVEGAVVDLSPTTTVLSLPEQITMSAGESQNIELVNLSDTELTLLDVLYQDGLNADEWQISVDLPITIDAMGVLNLTLSHTIPLREIVHGKIRFVFDQAFLSVPISFSPSSSSQDESQSPAAVHVSTSPNPFSTTCSFHISGAKSDDLELSIYNLKGQVLKRSKQMNWNGRDTQGKICPTGIYLYRIEGTDFHSTGRILKQ, encoded by the coding sequence AAAAGACTACCTTAAAAAACGAAGATACCCCTCTCGCTTTTGTCTACACTCTTAAACCTACCGGCTATCTAGTGATTTCTGCCCAAAGCGAATTGCCCCCTCTAATGGCATATTCATGGGATTCCACGTACGATTCCAAAGACCCTGTCAATCCCTTGCAACAAATACTTGTGGCAGATCTTACTTTCAGACTCCAATGGGCAGACTACTCACATGAAGATGCCTGGCAGGAACTAGAAAAAAATCCGCAAAGCATATCGATGAGAAATGAATATCTGATGAATTCAACTTGGAATCAGACAGCTCCTTGGAACAGGATGTGCCCCATAGATCCCATTAGCAATACTCGCAGTGTAGCAGGTTGCCCTGCCATTGCTATGGGACAAATAATAAATTATCTAAAAACTCTAAACTGTACCCGCCTTACCAACGCAGATGATTATTATCACTCCTTTTCCGGCAGAAACTACATGATTGATGATGATTTTGCCGATCTGAGATTTCCCTCCTTTCTCTCTCTCAACGATTATCTCGACCGCATTAACATGGCGTTTAATTATGAACAGAACCTGTCCGACAGCTTGCAGGCTGCGTTGGTATTTGCTTGCGGTACAGCTTTACAGCAGATATATTCATCTCAAGTTTCCGGCACTCTATCTGTAAATCAGGCATTCGCCGCCTATCAAAGATTTGGCTTTGCGCGCGCCAATCTCTTGGGTCCTGACCACCCCAATCTCTATGTACGCATGATGTTCGATTTATCCGATGGTATTCCCGTGCATCTGGCAATGGTAACTCCCACCCAGGATGCAGGGCACAACGTGGTAGTGGATGGCTTCAACGATGAGGGACTATTTCACCTAAACTTCGGTTGGGGTGGGCAATACAACGGCTGGTACTCGCTGCCGGAGCAAATGCCCTATGGACTAACCGTAGTAGAAGGCGCCGTAGTAGATCTGAGTCCCACAACGACAGTGCTGAGCCTTCCCGAGCAGATAACAATGTCAGCCGGGGAATCCCAAAATATCGAGCTTGTAAATCTTTCCGATACTGAACTCACCTTATTGGATGTACTTTATCAGGACGGCTTGAATGCGGATGAATGGCAGATTTCGGTGGATTTGCCGATTACCATTGATGCCATGGGTGTCCTGAATCTTACGTTGAGCCACACAATTCCCCTCCGAGAAATCGTACATGGCAAGATCCGATTCGTTTTTGACCAAGCCTTTCTCAGCGTACCCATCTCTTTCAGCCCTTCTAGCTCAAGCCAAGATGAATCTCAAAGCCCGGCTGCAGTTCATGTAAGCACTTCACCAAATCCATTTTCTACCACCTGTAGCTTCCACATTTCTGGAGCCAAAAGCGACGATTTGGAACTGAGCATCTACAATCTTAAAGGACAGGTGCTCAAACGCTCGAAGCAAATGAACTGGAACGGCAGAGATACACAGGGAAAGATTTGCCCTACAGGCATTTATCTGTATAGAATCGAAGGAACGGACTTCCATTCTACGGGAAGAATACTGAAGCAATAA